The Verrucomicrobium spinosum DSM 4136 = JCM 18804 genome includes a region encoding these proteins:
- a CDS encoding IS4-like element ISVsp5 family transposase: MKFKPAKVIGSVLGQLCKLIPGHLVANLCAQHHHGSQPRTFSSWSHVVSLLYAQLTHSISLNDVCDSLRHHAGALAAIRGATPPARNTLSHANKNRDSDLMETLFWKMLDHLQHRHPGFGLRYEGLPRRFRRAIYAIDSSTIALVANCMSWAKHRQRKAAAKLHLRLNLQTFLPAFAIIEEASHHDDSRSRALCASLKDGEIALFDKAYINFAHLWELTGRGIFWVTRAKDNMSYRVTRKLQARPQGKVLRDDLIVLKGARSLSQHPGPLRRVEMLVELDGKEVRMAFITNQTEWAASTVGELYQSRWGIEVFFKQIKQTLCICDFLGHSKNAIRWQLWAALLLYVLLRFLAQVSGWPHSFTRLFTMIRGVTWSRVDLLRLLAFYGTAGGPWKMRASPQSVYLPGLEPPVYGTAGVA; the protein is encoded by the coding sequence ATGAAATTCAAACCAGCCAAAGTCATTGGAAGCGTTCTGGGGCAGCTTTGCAAGCTCATTCCCGGGCACTTGGTCGCGAACCTCTGCGCTCAACACCACCACGGCAGCCAGCCGCGCACCTTCAGTTCCTGGAGTCACGTGGTCAGCCTGCTCTACGCGCAACTGACACACTCCATCAGTCTCAACGATGTGTGCGACAGCTTGAGGCATCATGCCGGGGCCCTCGCTGCCATCCGCGGAGCGACACCGCCAGCCCGCAACACCCTGTCCCATGCCAATAAGAATCGGGACAGCGACCTGATGGAGACCCTCTTTTGGAAGATGTTGGATCATCTCCAGCATCGGCACCCCGGGTTTGGCCTGCGCTATGAAGGACTGCCCCGGCGGTTTAGACGGGCCATCTACGCCATCGACTCCAGCACCATCGCCCTGGTGGCCAACTGTATGAGTTGGGCCAAGCACCGGCAGCGCAAGGCGGCGGCCAAGCTCCATTTGCGTCTCAACCTGCAAACCTTCCTGCCAGCCTTTGCCATCATCGAAGAAGCCTCTCATCATGATGACTCGCGCTCCCGCGCGCTTTGTGCCAGCCTCAAAGACGGGGAAATTGCCTTGTTTGACAAGGCTTACATCAACTTTGCCCACCTCTGGGAGTTGACCGGGCGGGGCATCTTCTGGGTCACCCGTGCCAAGGACAACATGAGCTACCGGGTGACGCGCAAGCTCCAGGCACGGCCGCAAGGCAAGGTGCTGCGCGATGACCTCATTGTGCTCAAAGGAGCCAGGAGCCTTTCGCAACATCCCGGCCCGCTGCGCCGGGTGGAGATGCTCGTGGAGCTTGACGGCAAGGAAGTGCGCATGGCCTTTATCACCAACCAGACAGAATGGGCCGCCAGCACGGTAGGAGAACTCTACCAGAGCCGCTGGGGCATTGAAGTGTTCTTCAAGCAGATCAAGCAAACGCTCTGCATCTGTGATTTTTTGGGACATAGCAAAAACGCGATCCGCTGGCAGCTCTGGGCGGCCCTGTTGCTCTATGTGCTGCTGCGGTTCCTGGCACAAGTATCGGGCTGGCCGCACAGCTTCACCCGCCTCTTCACGATGATCCGAGGGGTGACTTGGAGCCGGGTGGATCTGCTCAGATTGCTGGCGTTCTATGGGACAGCAGGCGGTCCATGGAAGATGCGAGCCAGCCCGCAAAGCGTGTATCTGCCTGGGCTGGAGCCCCCCGTCTATGGGACAGCAGGCGTCGCATAA
- a CDS encoding TlpA family protein disulfide reductase has protein sequence MKSKFVLVLAALAGLTLAPCMMGATIKEEMVKIVGQVQQKAAAGKSTAEDLKPEIEAFDALLAQHKDEKTDEVANVAMMKAMLYAQIIEDEITAIKLLGQVKADYPETKPGQQVDKVLAAIERGKAAKEISKKLVEGAEFPTFEVKDLEGKPLSVAGLKGKVVLIDFWATWCGPCVHEMPNVIKAYEKFHDQGLEIIGVSLDQDRAALDAFLKEHKMTWPQYFDGKGWGNEVSGKYGIQGIPATFLLNREGKIAGKDLRGEELSAAIEKEIAKK, from the coding sequence ATGAAATCCAAATTTGTACTCGTGCTTGCCGCTCTGGCCGGGCTCACCCTGGCTCCCTGTATGATGGGGGCGACCATCAAGGAAGAAATGGTCAAGATCGTCGGTCAGGTGCAGCAGAAGGCTGCCGCAGGCAAGTCCACCGCTGAGGACCTCAAACCAGAGATCGAAGCCTTTGATGCACTGCTGGCGCAGCACAAGGATGAAAAGACAGACGAAGTGGCCAACGTGGCCATGATGAAGGCGATGCTCTATGCGCAGATCATCGAAGACGAGATCACAGCCATCAAATTGTTGGGGCAGGTGAAAGCTGACTACCCCGAAACCAAACCGGGTCAACAGGTGGACAAAGTGCTTGCGGCGATCGAGCGGGGCAAAGCCGCGAAGGAGATTAGCAAGAAGCTCGTTGAAGGCGCTGAGTTTCCGACCTTCGAAGTGAAAGACCTGGAGGGTAAGCCGTTGTCCGTGGCTGGTCTGAAGGGCAAGGTCGTCCTGATTGACTTCTGGGCCACCTGGTGTGGGCCGTGCGTGCACGAAATGCCGAACGTGATCAAGGCCTATGAAAAGTTCCACGACCAGGGCCTGGAGATCATTGGCGTGAGTCTCGATCAAGACCGCGCCGCGCTTGATGCTTTCTTGAAGGAGCACAAGATGACATGGCCCCAATACTTCGATGGCAAGGGCTGGGGGAACGAGGTCTCCGGGAAATACGGCATTCAGGGTATTCCGGCCACCTTCTTGCTGAATCGTGAAGGGAAGATCGCGGGTAAAGACCTCCGCGGCGAAGAACTGTCGGCAGCGATTGAAAAGGAGATTGCCAAGAAGTAA
- a CDS encoding c-type cytochrome domain-containing protein has protein sequence MTHHHRTLFLLPFATACGLATQAAAQEKVTYNDHVRPLLENKCFSCHNPDKKKGDLDLTSFAATMTGGGGGPVVNPGDAEGSKLVSTTKKTAEPFMPPEGAPLSAAEIEVLSKWVNGGVLETASSIAKKGAPKSNLSMVVAKAGKPEGPLPMPENVLLEPVATAPRTTAITAMAANPWSPLVAISGLKQALVYDTNTQVLAGVYPYPEGYIRSLKFSQNGALLIAGGGRGGKMGNAVVWDVKTGKRVAEAGKEFDAVMSADISANQSMIAIGSPSKKVKVFNTSTGEELYVNKKHTEWVLAVGFSPDGILLASGDRNGNVMVTEAATGGEFYQLDGHKAACTGVAWRTDSNVLASSGEDGKINTYEMENGKLVKSWDAHAGGVLAVAFSPDGSIVSSGRDGLIKVWDINGTRKGESKKQADIVTEVAGLFDSKTVVSGDWKGDVRLWSADKFEEKGVLSSNPPPIAQRIVESERYATELVAKVPAAEGAVKRAEEAVKAKEAQIAGLRKQVEDTGALRNQLDGEIKNYPNTLASLEKAVKEAQAKRQAQADLIKKHEQLVSQKKELEGQLAKLNEDKAKLTAPEQAPQVAELDKKITEATGKLDGVKKETAAGPQPLADFDKAVKAAQDQVAALNNGKPAKLKAFEDAKKALETLPKSIAEAEKQLGESRAAVGGVQEKLKALRDQLAVYQKLPSMLRAAQFNVNVLAEREKLEKMEADFVGYQEALKESEAAKVAAAERIQLSKKSIAEATAALPGVEAVLAKVSGELPGAEKIVEPAKAQEAQLLGQVEEQKKAQGMTEAELKALEQEKANRVAAAQKAVTDINNQIAVLAKQRTEVNAKLDAPGKAAQAKKEALAKVDGELSAAKTALEAATKAEAKRAAEVKEKEAALVKINERIAAADKAVQLAKVAKEESGKALSAAQAALAAAEKALADAPAEQKAGAQKPLDDAKTAAGAAQKKAAEASTQLATAEQVQQAVKGEAATAAGPIDAIKKLLAESQGAVKQSKAQVEKLEKAVTQAKGEFEAAEKIAAPFRNQQQNLNNLIAAQQKTLAEKQAVPGEADKELAAKSQPVQAALAQIKSTLDPLEKQLADVRARIAEHMKIVEAKRLEVSKANIEVDGTKKRQADGQKTIENSIKEIADKEKAVVEIKAELAKLDPQLPPQREKVKQMTEQYLAMLPK, from the coding sequence ATGACTCATCATCATCGTACTCTTTTCCTCCTCCCGTTTGCCACCGCCTGCGGACTGGCGACCCAGGCTGCTGCCCAGGAGAAGGTCACCTACAATGACCACGTGCGTCCGCTTCTGGAGAACAAGTGTTTCTCCTGCCACAACCCGGACAAGAAGAAAGGGGACCTGGATCTCACGAGCTTTGCTGCGACGATGACGGGTGGGGGCGGTGGCCCTGTGGTGAACCCGGGCGATGCTGAGGGTAGCAAGCTGGTCAGCACGACCAAGAAAACGGCAGAACCGTTCATGCCGCCAGAAGGTGCTCCCCTGAGTGCCGCAGAAATTGAAGTGCTCAGCAAGTGGGTCAATGGCGGGGTCTTGGAGACCGCATCCAGCATTGCCAAAAAGGGCGCGCCCAAGAGCAACCTTTCCATGGTGGTGGCCAAGGCAGGCAAACCGGAAGGCCCCCTGCCCATGCCGGAAAACGTGCTGCTGGAGCCGGTGGCCACGGCACCGCGGACGACCGCGATCACCGCGATGGCGGCCAATCCCTGGTCGCCCCTTGTGGCCATCAGCGGCCTGAAACAGGCTCTGGTGTATGATACCAACACGCAAGTGCTCGCTGGTGTGTATCCCTACCCGGAAGGTTACATCCGCTCCCTGAAGTTTAGCCAGAACGGTGCGCTCCTCATTGCCGGCGGCGGGCGTGGGGGCAAGATGGGCAACGCGGTCGTGTGGGATGTGAAGACGGGCAAACGCGTGGCCGAAGCGGGCAAGGAATTTGATGCCGTGATGAGCGCGGACATCAGCGCCAATCAATCGATGATCGCGATCGGCAGCCCGTCAAAGAAGGTGAAAGTCTTCAATACCTCAACGGGTGAAGAACTCTATGTAAACAAGAAGCACACCGAATGGGTGCTTGCGGTGGGCTTCAGCCCGGATGGCATTCTCCTGGCCAGCGGTGATCGCAATGGCAATGTCATGGTGACAGAGGCGGCGACGGGGGGAGAGTTCTACCAGCTGGACGGGCACAAGGCAGCCTGTACCGGGGTCGCCTGGCGGACAGACTCCAACGTGCTCGCCTCCAGCGGAGAGGACGGCAAGATCAACACCTATGAGATGGAGAACGGCAAGCTCGTGAAGAGCTGGGACGCCCACGCGGGCGGGGTGCTGGCTGTGGCTTTCTCCCCGGATGGCTCCATAGTTTCCTCGGGCCGCGATGGCCTGATCAAGGTCTGGGACATCAACGGGACCAGAAAAGGGGAGTCGAAGAAGCAGGCTGACATCGTGACCGAAGTCGCAGGCTTGTTCGACAGCAAAACCGTTGTCTCAGGTGACTGGAAGGGCGACGTGCGCCTGTGGAGTGCGGACAAGTTCGAAGAAAAAGGTGTGCTTTCCAGCAATCCTCCGCCCATCGCGCAGCGCATCGTGGAGAGTGAGCGTTACGCCACCGAACTGGTGGCCAAGGTGCCCGCAGCGGAAGGTGCCGTGAAGCGGGCCGAGGAGGCCGTGAAGGCGAAGGAGGCCCAGATTGCCGGGCTTCGTAAACAGGTGGAGGACACGGGTGCCCTGCGCAACCAGCTTGATGGTGAGATCAAAAACTACCCCAACACGCTGGCAAGTCTGGAGAAAGCGGTGAAGGAGGCGCAGGCCAAACGGCAGGCCCAAGCAGACCTGATCAAAAAGCACGAGCAACTAGTGTCCCAGAAAAAAGAGCTGGAAGGACAGCTGGCCAAGCTCAATGAGGACAAGGCAAAGCTCACGGCACCCGAGCAGGCGCCCCAGGTGGCGGAGCTCGACAAGAAGATCACCGAGGCAACTGGAAAGCTTGACGGCGTGAAGAAAGAAACCGCCGCGGGTCCTCAGCCTCTGGCGGACTTCGACAAGGCGGTCAAGGCGGCGCAAGATCAAGTCGCAGCCCTGAATAATGGCAAACCTGCCAAACTGAAAGCCTTCGAGGACGCAAAGAAAGCCCTCGAAACGCTGCCCAAATCCATTGCTGAAGCTGAGAAGCAATTGGGGGAATCGCGGGCGGCAGTTGGTGGCGTGCAGGAAAAACTTAAAGCCTTGCGCGATCAGTTGGCGGTGTATCAGAAGCTGCCTTCCATGCTGAGGGCCGCTCAGTTTAACGTGAACGTGCTTGCTGAACGCGAAAAGCTTGAGAAGATGGAGGCCGACTTTGTCGGCTACCAGGAGGCACTCAAGGAGAGCGAGGCTGCCAAGGTCGCGGCTGCGGAACGGATCCAGTTGAGCAAGAAGTCGATTGCTGAAGCGACTGCGGCCTTGCCAGGTGTGGAAGCGGTCCTCGCCAAGGTCAGTGGTGAGCTGCCCGGCGCGGAGAAGATTGTGGAGCCTGCCAAAGCCCAGGAAGCCCAGTTGCTGGGCCAGGTCGAAGAGCAGAAAAAAGCTCAGGGGATGACGGAAGCCGAGCTCAAAGCTTTGGAACAGGAAAAGGCCAACCGGGTGGCTGCCGCTCAGAAGGCGGTGACTGATATCAACAATCAGATCGCGGTACTGGCCAAACAAAGAACGGAAGTCAATGCCAAGCTGGATGCTCCAGGCAAAGCAGCCCAAGCCAAGAAGGAGGCCCTGGCAAAGGTGGACGGTGAACTGAGTGCGGCGAAGACGGCGCTTGAGGCAGCGACAAAGGCCGAGGCCAAGCGCGCTGCTGAGGTCAAAGAAAAGGAAGCTGCCTTGGTGAAAATAAATGAGCGGATCGCTGCAGCCGACAAGGCTGTGCAATTGGCCAAGGTTGCGAAGGAGGAATCCGGAAAGGCTTTGAGCGCAGCACAAGCTGCTCTGGCAGCCGCGGAGAAAGCCCTGGCTGATGCTCCTGCTGAACAAAAGGCAGGCGCTCAGAAGCCTTTGGACGACGCCAAAACCGCCGCAGGAGCTGCCCAGAAAAAGGCGGCAGAGGCTTCCACCCAGCTCGCGACGGCAGAGCAGGTCCAGCAGGCTGTGAAGGGAGAAGCTGCCACCGCAGCTGGTCCGATCGATGCCATCAAGAAGCTCCTGGCCGAGAGCCAGGGGGCTGTGAAACAATCCAAGGCTCAGGTGGAGAAGCTCGAAAAAGCTGTTACGCAAGCCAAAGGCGAATTCGAAGCTGCGGAGAAAATCGCTGCACCCTTCCGCAACCAGCAGCAGAACTTGAACAACCTGATTGCTGCCCAGCAGAAGACTCTGGCGGAAAAGCAGGCCGTGCCCGGTGAGGCCGACAAGGAACTGGCTGCGAAGTCACAACCTGTGCAAGCGGCGCTGGCCCAAATCAAATCGACGCTGGATCCCCTGGAAAAGCAGCTTGCAGATGTACGCGCCCGCATTGCTGAGCACATGAAGATTGTGGAGGCCAAGCGTCTGGAAGTGTCCAAAGCGAATATCGAAGTGGACGGCACCAAAAAGCGTCAGGCTGACGGCCAGAAGACCATTGAGAACTCCATCAAGGAAATCGCCGACAAGGAAAAAGCTGTGGTGGAGATCAAAGCGGAGCTGGCCAAGCTGGACCCTCAGCTGCCCCCTCAGCGTGAAAAGGTGAAGCAGATGACGGAACAGTACCTCGCCATGCTGCCGAAGTAG